TACCTGAAAACTCGATGAGACAGGGGGGTACGTGAAGGCGAAGAGAAGGGGGAACGAGATGGCTTGGCTTTGGAGGTAACACGAGCGGCGGCATTGCGGACTGAAGATGATCGGAAAATGGATCTGGCCGCTGCAGATGCGGCAGAGATTGCCATTTGTTCTTGGTCGGTTGAGAGTAAAATTTCAGAGAAGAAATGGAAAGCGGAGGGGGGTTTATCCTGCCGAGAGGGTTTCA
Above is a genomic segment from Coffea eugenioides isolate CCC68of chromosome 5, Ceug_1.0, whole genome shotgun sequence containing:
- the LOC113772192 gene encoding protein NUCLEAR FUSION DEFECTIVE 6, chloroplastic/mitochondrial-like isoform X3, giving the protein MAISAASAAARSIFRSSSVRNAAARVTSKAKPSRSPFSSPSRTPLSHRVFRSPVEMSACVESIQPYHTATASALMTSLLTVSRCSYAWLPEACNDDV
- the LOC113772192 gene encoding protein NUCLEAR FUSION DEFECTIVE 6, chloroplastic/mitochondrial-like isoform X5; translation: MAISAASAAARSIFRSSSVRNAAARVTSKAKPSRSPFSSPSRTPLSHRVFRSPVEMSACVESIQPYHTATASALMTSLLTVSRCSYAWLPEDK
- the LOC113772192 gene encoding protein NUCLEAR FUSION DEFECTIVE 6, chloroplastic/mitochondrial-like isoform X4, producing MAISAASAAARSIFRSSSVRNAAARVTSKAKPSRSPFSSPSRTPLSHRVFRSPVEMSACVESIQPYHTATASALMTSLLTVSRCSYAWLPEACTDDM
- the LOC113772192 gene encoding protein NUCLEAR FUSION DEFECTIVE 6, chloroplastic/mitochondrial-like isoform X2; amino-acid sequence: MAISAASAAARSIFRSSSVRNAAARVTSKAKPSRSPFSSPSRTPLSHRVFRSPVEMSACVESIQPYHTATASALMTSLLTVSRCSYAWLPEGYDKTR